In one Gopherus evgoodei ecotype Sinaloan lineage chromosome 1, rGopEvg1_v1.p, whole genome shotgun sequence genomic region, the following are encoded:
- the LOC115649993 gene encoding uncharacterized protein LOC115649993 has product MSEASEALPDLLERDWECDDQGGERCTNAATGAPSPLEDKGRTVNGVVMPTVTTTGAMLKCGATRQADAMLGSGAVKEACATLGTGAAVETGAMIESSAAMGHGAAMGSTTTLGSSVAKRIVDELQIGAVATNGVEIGTRNSAGLSGATRLLSTIWTLSGTMLWQLTATLSANGSESRGCRTSAASQTGVVSQTGMWYGAGTPNDSGTQSNVEMLV; this is encoded by the coding sequence ATGTCCGAAGCCTCTGAAGCTCTCCCCGACCTACTGGAAAGGGATTGGGAGTGTGACGACCAAGGGGGGGAGCGGTGCACAAATGCAGCAACGGGGGCACCGAGTCCCTTGGAAGACAAGGGTCGTACAGTGAACGGTGTTGTAATGCCGACTGTGACCACGACCGGTGCCATGTTGAAGTGTGGTGCCACGAGGCAGGCCGATGCCATGTTGGGGAGCGGTGCTGTGAAGGAGGCCTGTGCCACACTGGGGACTGGTGCTGCAGTGGAGACTGGTGCCATGATAGAGAGCAGTGCTGCGATGGGGCACGGTGCTGCAATGGGGAGCACTACCACGCTGGGAAGCAGTGTCGCGAAGAGGATCGTCGACGAGTTGCAGATTGGAGCTGTGGCAACGAATGGTGTGGAGATCGGTACCCGGAACAGTGCTGGTCTGAGCGGTGCCACAAGGTTGCTGAGTACGATCTGGACCTTGAGTGGGACCATGTTATGGCAGCTAACAGCGACCTTGAGTGCGAACGGCTCCGAGAGTCGGGGCTGCAGGACCAGCGCCGCGAGTCAGACCGGTGTCGTGAGTCAAACCGGTATGTGGTATGGTGCTGGGACTCCGAATGACTCTGGGACTCAGAGCAACGTGGAGATGCTGGTCTAG